The stretch of DNA ttataacttgccctgtttaagcctgttgggtgctaatgcTAGCAGGAGCATAAtgcggtgtaggcagcaccaattggtttagtttttctctctactgacagacctcaacatttacaaacaacagagctacatgttggaatCAACCGGAATGCTCcattaagtttgttttttttaaagaaagagacAGTGTTACCTTGCGCTTGGCGGATGCTTTGCAGCGCAGTGTGACCTTCTGCAGGTGGTTAAGATGGTGGAGGTGTTTGGGTGGAGAGAGTAGAACTGGGATGCTGCTGAAGGTGGAGGAGATGGTGCTCCAGGGCTGATAGCTCCCCTCTTCCCCATCAGCAGGTGTCTGTAGCTGGGCAGGGATGGCGGTGACAAGGGCATGGTCACTTGAAGTCTCAGTGGTGGAGGTGATGATCCCTGGAAAGAAAAAGTTACACAAATACTTTTATACCAATGAAGCCATCTATAATTTTCCATGCATCTGTGCTAGGACCCAGGCAGGTCCGTGACTGGTTCCCAGTTGGACTGCTGGTCTGGTCTTGGCTGGAATGAAATTGCGGGGCTGACTCAAACCGCCCCTAAGTACCTTGTGTGGAAAATGAGTTGTAATTGTCTAAGCTTACACGAtttggaaaaaatatgaatcacgatttttttagCTTCAAATTGATATAAAGATTTTCTGCcacattttttgtaatgtttattgcacacatgaaccatgagaAAACAAAACTAATTGGCTGTAGCACCTGTAGCACATTGCGCAtaaccacaagcctgtaaacagaggctttaatgaagagaagggagagcattgcagcgcttgggagagctttaaaacctattttatacagttgtgtttaaaactcacagaagaaagtagtagagtttgtgatgcagtcggctcgtaaaattaaatgagaatcaaagtaattgtaaaaatttttaaattagttatttaaaaattaaattgtgaacagggtgaattgagatcgcgattttataacaattaattgtgcaggccaAGCACCGATTACTGAATTTTTTGTATCGTGACACCCCTAATTTGATGTGTATGAGAATGTGCGTTTCCCAATGTTTATAACTCAACAACTAGGGCTGGGATGATTTGTCAACGTCATTGATTCACAAAAATTGCACTTTATTTACTGCTTTTCATTTTAcgttttttatttgtgtattccTTCTCAAAGTGATTTGAAAGTTTCATTTgtttcaattattattattattcatttattgctGGATTTAGACAGTAGACATTGTTTTCCAACACACAGGCAGACCATGGGCAGCACCTTTTCATTAGTCATTGCACGTTTCCAATGTATGATTTGTTAGGGCTGTGCATGTATCAAATATTTTAAACGTGATTACGATTTTGACACAACCACAAAAACACTAATGGAGAAAAACTATGTAGTGTTATTTATATAACACACCATTGTTGTATGTGCtaaataatatacacacacatatttatatatacacatttgaCCCGCCCCTAAAAGAGCGACTGCTGCCGCTCCttttagtattttaaaaaatgtcatgaagTCTCAATTACACAACTCACAGCCATCCACTCTCCTCTCCCCTTTGAGGGTGAGCAATTGGAATCCAAAAAAGGTTAACTGAGCAGCCCTAATTTATGTGAGACTAActgatacacacatgcacacacacaaaatagaaCTTAAGTcttcagaaaataaatacatattacattaacaaatattgaaaCGTTTATAATTAAACGCGGCATAAATACAGAAAtgcttaaaatgtatttctacatTTTAGTTCAgctacatttctttctttctctatttaTGTGTCCATATTTTAATGAGGTGGCAGGTCCTAACCTCAGTCTAAAGCATGATTGGTTACAGGACTGTGCTCAAGTCGGGTCTACTACTTTTGCTTACGAGGAGACATTCCACATAGGAACAGCAGTTGCTCTGTGCTATGTTCAGAGTTATATTTTTCTCTATGAGGGAAAGGATAAGGGTTCAATTGTATTGTAACTAAGACATGTGCTGAAAAGAAATTGACATATTTAGCTCCTTTAAGTCAACAAACTTCACATGTAGCGTCAGCAGAATAGTTGATTTTATCCAAACATTTCAAGTAACAGTTAACTCCAAAAATGCAGTCGTTTAACCCGATGAATCACTTTATATAAACATGTTAaagagtgtctgtgtgttccaCTGTGGTTCCCAATTTATTTTCATGagtacaaatgtttaaaaatcgTTTTTGATTCAACTCTGTAATGTTGACattggaaaagaagaacatttgTGACGACTGATGAGCCTGGTGTGCTCAAATGGCTCTGGGTGTTCTGTCATGATGATTTGACCACTTTCTAAATGTCTAGTTGAACAATCAGATTGCCTGATCAGATCTAGTTGttgtatattaaatatatattttttcatccAGCAGCAGGTCTGCCAGTGGCCTCCCGATCATAGGCATTACACTAAGTAGAGCTTGTTTGCAAATGTTGTTTATCACAGGGAGGAAGATTCGCTAGGGATTGCTGATTGTTTGCTTTTGTCTGGCTCTCCGATTTGAACAATTACGTTTGCTTTAGACTGAGGTTAGGACCTCCTACCTCACTAACATATGGACACAGCATCATATGGAGCGGAGAAGTGAGATCCAATCAGTGGTCACTCAGGACACattttgggacacattcttcTGCCAGGGGGGAACTTACCTAGAGCTGTCTACTCGGATCATTAGATTTCCATTTTTTAACAAGTCTTCAGTCCCAACAGATGCTGACTTGGAGACATTTATCAGACTTCACAGAGCTTCCTCTGGAGccaaaaaaagtctttatacaacttttttcattttgcagTAGTACTCTCTAACACCTGTTaacagactttgatgtgtaaaatggGTGGAGGTCCCCTTTAAACATACCCAGTGTGCAGCAGGGGAGTGTGGGGTCCTGGTCTGGAGGCTGCAGGGTGGTTTGGCTCTGAAGGGGTTGGTAGATGTAGACAGTGTTTGGAGGCAGGGAAGATCTCAGTGTGGACAGACTACGAGCCACAAGCTCTCGACTCCAAATCAACTCGGAGCTGTCGATctaagagagagggaagaggagtAAAGGACAAACAGAATAAAGGAGATGAAGACAGCAAATAAGAAATATATCCTGCAGTGTTCATTACagccacaatataaaaatgtgaaacaatATACTGGTGATTTCATTATTCTTTGAGCCTTAACAGGGCTGTGCTCTTCAAACGTGGCTAAGCATTGCTATAATGATGTTCAGCAGtttaaatgttcctgttgatTCTCATCTAGTTACCTTTGTTAGCTTAATTCAGCTGGAGAGATAATTTGTATGGAAGTAAATCTGTTTTATCGgattttgaaatttaaaaagacatgggggggggggggttgcagctatctttgattcaaGCCTGTTAATTAATCCttaactaaattataactcgttTGAAAGCCTTGTTCTTAATCTTCAACATTGAAAAAACTACAGTTAATCATATTTGTTGTGGTTTATAGGACCAGGATCatattctgaatttttatctgaattctcAGAGTTTTTATCATGTATagtccttaaatcagacaaagaACTTAGtgtaggtgattttaatatccatgtggacATTGACAATGATTGCCTTAGTGCTTGCCTTACTAGATCTTACTGCTGCATTCAACACAATTGACCACaccatcctgttacagagaccggaacatttagttggcaaTAAAAGAATTGCACTGAACTGGTTTAAGTCCTATTTATATGATCAATCTCAATTTGGGAATGTTAACAATAAATCCACCAGGCAAGCCAAAGTTATCCATagcgttccacaaggctcagtgcttagACCGTACCGCCAACTGGCAGCATCAGACCCCGCCTGCCAAGAGCCTAGGTCTGttcgaggtttctccctaaaggGGAGTATTCCTCATCacccgaggtttctccctaaaaggacattttttcctcaccactgtcgcactaaatgcttgctcttgggggaattactggaactgttgggtctttgtaaattatagagtggagTCTAggcctactctatctgtagagtcttgagataactcttgtatgatatgatactatgaataaaactgAATGAACAAAAATAATAGACACGATAAGAATACAAATTTGATTTAAGTGTATTTCTAAAGATGTCTTACAAGTAACGGTTAATGTCCTGACGAGGTGTCCATTGTCAGGTTTTTATGGAAAACATAATACAAAAATGCTTATACCATGATCACTTGccaaataactttttttaaaccactcattcatattttaatgcattttacaaTCAACatacaaagtttttttaaacaataactcTGTTTCCCTGGTTACACCTTAGGGTTTGACTAATACCGGGAACAATAATTCCCATCCCATAGGCTTACCTACGGCACCTTTAATGATGCGCCAGTTGTACTGTCAGCCGCAGCTTGTATGTGTATTTCACAGGATGTGAAACAAAAGTCAGTTCACAGGGACAGTTTTGAGTGTaacttacttcttttttttaatgtagccCATTAATTTAGAGCAGTAAACTCTTAGTTTCACCAGACCTTCTTTAGTAGGTGTCCTACATCACTTTTTTAGGGACACCAGAATTAAGTATTCACCCAGATCATGGCATTAACTGAAACAAACGTACCCGATAACTATCTTCTTTAACTATCTTCCTTATGTGGATGATCACCTATTAAACTTGAGTTGATTGAGTTGGACAGTTTTATTTGACAACTTTACATGCAATGTGATATGCTGTGTGACGGATAATCGCTGCAGGTAAAACTGCTGTTTCCTCCTGGCTAGTGTGGTTGACACTCAAGAACTGCTTCACAGCAGTGCCACCCTGAGGCTCaacctgagcaaggcactgccTTGCTACAGAATCAGGGACAATGAGCTTAAGGACAACTACGTAAGCACAACTTATTGACTTTTTACCATATTAAAAAGCTGTGATGGCCAACGTTTTTACCATTGCACTTTACCCTGCATACATTAGCCATAGTTTAAtcctgacaaaaaaacacagttgaatttcagcctgcatgcaaGTTTTTACAGTGTTAAAACAGAGCAGCTAATATTGTTAATGGGAGCAACAAGTTAGTTTAGTTTTGGCTGCTTCTCAATCAACACTTCTGTTAGTTTGTTTTGGTCCCATGATCTACGCTGAGCATTTTAGAGCTTCTGATTGGCCACAAATTGAAcctttcaataaaaataaaaaagtgctgTGACGTTATACATAAGCTTCTGTGAGGACATTTGTGTAGCATCACATTCAGGGTGAGTTACAACATTGTCAAAGCCTTGTTCACAGCTAAAGTAGGGACAGGGAACGGTTTAACGCTGGCACTGCTAGGGCTTTCAGCGGTACTATAATCACCAAGAGCTTCTGTCCTATGCTTTTGTTATTGCTGATGGGCCATTAAGGCATTAACCTTCTCCATCTCTATAGTACTGCATTAGCCTCTATACCAGCAAGGACACACGCAGCTCCCACGCACTATTTACAGCGAGATAGCTTATCTAAAAGCTCAAACCCACACAAAACTGGTGTACTCTTAGCGTGATGtacagcaaaatgtactttttttagaAACATTTGTTCGTTCAGTGAGGTGAGAGATTAGTGAGCCGGATGTTATCAGACCGAATGGACCGTTTTCAGAAAAGAGTCATTTCGTGGGGTTTGTGACTacgatttttttatttttttatccttgGGCAACCTCTAGCTAACTCAGTAGAGTGTCTGCCGcgtgtaggctgagtccttgaagCGGCCCGGGTTCTAATCCAACCCgcagccttttgctgcatgtcgtcccccctctccccttttctGTCTTCAAGCTATCCTGTCGATGTAAAGGCCATAAAAAGCCCAAaacattatctttaaaaaaatgtatccacCGTTTTACAGTGTCTGTGAGTCTTTGGGGAAACTTCCTGGGCTAATATAACCAGTGCACATATTATTTATACTGTCCACTCTGTAAACTGTCCTTGAGTTTCGTGAGAGGTGCTTTGTAAATATAagttattcttattcttatgaACTTTTGCACATCCACTGATCAAGATTTTTGCACATCTTGCACAAAACTGTATGGTCCTCTTATCTAATTCTAAAACGgttacattttacatatttgtgaTTGTAATAGTTCTAttctttatttatgtttctAACTGTTGGAATACTttgctttattgtttatttacctttattatgtttgtgtgtacgaAACACCAAGGCAAAGTAAGTGAAAACTTACTTTGGCGATAAATCTTATTCTGATTCTGTAGCGAGTCGGTCTGATACCTGTGCCTTCCTCAGCAGGTCAATGGTAAGAGCCAGCCAGTCAGGACAACAGGTCTCCAGGTCCAGGGTGATTAGGGCCAAGGCCAGCATGGATCCTCTGAGCTACAGGAACACATAAGGGACAAACATGTTCAGGGTTTGTGCTTGCTTAGATTTACCAGTGTTACATAACTACAGAGGAGCAGAGATATCTATCTaaagtgagaatgtgtgtgtttccaccTGTAAGAGTGTGTGGTCAGCCAGACAGTTATAGAGTTGCCGTGTGAGCAGAGTGAGGTGCTGAGAGCGGTTCAGTCCCAACATGGAGTTCAAAAACCCAGAACGACATGATAGCACCATCGCATGAAACTATAGAAGAGAAGGAGTTGGAGCAAAAGACAATCAGCATTACATTTTTGGCTGGGAATGAATTTAGGTTAATGTACGTATAAATCCAGTACATTTCAAAGGAACACACCAcggtttgttgaaatagggcttatcacagtctcccctagctgtagaaaGGTGGGCCAAAGCATATTTTTTCTCAATGCATGCGTTGTTTTAGTCCGTTGTCTAAGccactagttagcttagcgtcatgaatggaatcctatgttgctggttagcatgttgtgagtaaaagtgagtcaataaaaaacaacaacctaattacttctcGTTGCCTGCATATTCacaacgagtacaaatagcaatgcttGTGAATTCGCAGCCCACCTATTTACAGCAAGGGGAGAGCGTGATAAGTGTGATAGTTCAAAaaacggtggcgtgttcctttaagaagtaaatcatgttttgttccattatttatttaaattatacagTACTTATTGTTGTTATGATAATGTCTCCATGACAGATGGCACTAGGGGGGGAAATGTTAAGTGCTGTTTAACATCTGCAGATGGTAGGAACCAgatttgtattcatttattaaaaCATCACATGAAGAGAGACAGACGTACGATGTGAAGGAAGTCCAGTGCTGTGGCGGTGTGCAGATCCCAGTTCAGTTTGTccaggatgatcctctccatcCTCAGGATCTCTGATGGAGAACAGCCACAGTTGCTGGAGGCAGCCATCTCTTTCAGGGAGGGCACACGCTGACACACCCACGTacgcacacgtacacacacacatacacacacacgtacacacacacacacgtacacacacttTTAATATCACTCCATGCCCAGGTATCCTAGCACGCTTTGTGTAATGAATTTAGTCACTTCCCATACATTATAAATGGCTGCGAATTTTGTCGCCAGTCAGGTCGCGTGCAGGTCCTGTTAAGGCGTGTTCACACCAAGGCTTTTTGCGGCAGCGTGATTACATACAAAGTCTATGCACAGATGCGGAAACACGCGTGACGCTGTGTGGAAAGCCAATCAAGTGTTTCAATCCTCCTGCTGTCCTGACATTGCTTAATCAGAAATGAAGGAATAAAATAGTGTAGCCATCTGTGGGATCCCAGAGCTCTGTAGTACCTTATATTTGTACAGAGACTGGATGAAACAGGGAGTTTTCTTGGGGAAAAGTAAGCGAGGAAGTTGGTCTACCCTGTAAgttctgaaaataaatgaatgtctgTTGTGTTGATGCCCTGATCAATCCGAACTTCATACAGAAAACAACCATTTAAAATCTGTTTGCAGTTAGATTTGATAAAATTCAGACTTTTTCAAATTATCATCATTGGATCAACTGATGTAGTTATTTCGCATTattatttatctgtttattgCAATTAAATCACAGCAAAATCTGGTTTTCAAGTAGCGCTGGAAGTGGCAGTCTAATTCCCATGATTTTTTCTCCTCCAGATAATGTTATTAAACCAGATGagacacttttttgacatataggTACAAAGCAACAATagtttttttggccattttaatGAAGGAAAGAAACATTGGTGCTTTTACGTCCACACCAACGCAAGTAACGCAAGTAGATACAAATGATCACAAAATGATCCTGGAATGAAACTCATGCGAGTAATGAAACGCGAATATCTACACTTTCTGTAGCGGGAACTACAACAGAGGCAGTTTTGAGTACCTTGCCAGCTGTTAATGTCTGTCTATGgacagatttttttccccacactaACATCACAACCATTCAAGATGCAGTCACAAAAGGGAAGGGGGGTATTGTCCCCCACTTTAAACTTCTGGTCTGACTTTGGGTGGTGTGATCTCtgatatacagtccctgacaaaagtcttgtcgcttatctattttgtagaaacacctgctattaacctgacttttaattaatcaattggtgtaagaatagtctcatatgaaaagctaaacccTCCCAATGatttcaatgcactgaaataaattagtttcactgaaacagatttatcatttaaacaagacagaaaggtccaATTTtagcaagacaaaagttttgtcgcctatacataaattgaacaaatttactgcaaatactaaaatatgtcagcaaattaaatagtggtgctgtgagattcaaatgtaatatcttgtatgacttccataagcttgaaggactgcatccatgcggtttggcaaggattcatacaatgtattgatcatcaggaatagctaggaaagcagtctggcatgcctcccagagttcatcaatattctttggtttggtcttccatgcttcctctttcatcctaccccacatatgctcaatgatgttcatgtctggtgactgggccggccaatcctggagcatcttgatcttctttgccttgaggaactttgaagtggagatggaagtatgcaatggagcaccatcctgctggagaatttggcctcttttatggttgggaatataaaaggtagctaagatttctggtatttgagactattgatgtgccttccaccctgcagatctccgcacacccccatactggatgtaaccccagaccatgatttttccgccaccaaactcactgttttctgggtgaatctggATTCATGTGGGCTCCAGTAGGtgtcctgcaatatttgcggcaactgtggtgtaattcaacagaagattcactgaaaaatccactttcttacttctccagcgtccatcctttgcaggctgtgggccttggcaaatgccacacagtttttcaattgtcttttgtttagtgctggcttctgggcactgattcaaccatggaggccatttcaagacagcatccgacaaactgttcaggttgacacagggacttcaggtgaccaggtctcgtggagctctgctgcagtggaaaatgggctggccttggattttcaaacggtcctctcgagcagttgtcttgcggggtctgcctgacctgggcttgtcaaaaacatcaccagtgtcttcaaatgtttttttaagcctctgtacttgacgctgagacacattgaaggtgtcacatcagcagtggatctgtcttcagcctcttgataatcaaaactcagggtgaatcttaggcatgtttgcagaggtctagttgcagtgaaggtctagtgtactggggttgtttttatacacacctgagacctaattgatccattattagtcacaggtgaagctcatatgacaagcgacaacacttatgtctttgcaaaattgactcaatgggctttaccaagctgtgaatattagaatactttttgacagttttgttttgcactgaaaattattacaaaagctgttggattaaaatgagcaatttcttgtaaataaatcttgattagaaatatatttcagcggcacttcaggtcaattgtacacaagcgacaagacttttgtcagggactgtaaagATCTATTCAATTTGCATAGTTTTATTTGCACCTCAATGTGTAGTGcccgatgtgtgtgtgtgtgtgtgtgtgtgttgtgtgtgtgtgtgtgtgtgtgttcacccaTCCCTCCTCGCAGGTCTTAGCAGCCAGGAAGAAGCAGGCAATAGCTATGCAGCGCAGGTATTTTGGACGGGCCTGACGACAAATATTCCCATCAAtctaaatcaataaaatatttatagtTACTTTTACAGCAGTTTGCTGAAaggaaacaagaagaagaagaagacaacaaagattgtgattttgattaataattattttgttttgtgttgaacTTCTCTTTAATGTCCTTTAATGACCACATAGGTGTTTTAATTTATGTTGCCTGGACCTTTTCTCATGTGGCTATGTACAAACTAGGGATTATAGACCTCTTTCCCAGCAGGCATTTTAACATGCAGTGGGGAACATTAAAAAGGTCAGGTAGAGACGGAGATCCAACATACTAATGGAGCTAAAGTTTGTTTAATTTCTACAGCTAGCTAAAGCTGATAAAGTCTACACAACTCCTTAATTTCGCCAACTAGAAATGAACAGCCTGCCGATGCTTCCCTGTTCTGAAATCAATCAAACTCATAGTTTTAAAATAAGTACACATTTTTAGTAGTACATCACAGCGTTGCAGTACTCAAGACCGTTCTTGGTCTCTAGACCGGTCCTcaattagagatgttccgatacagATCCAGTATGgcctccaatactgcctaaaacgctggtatcgggaagtattggagtttatgcaccaatccGTATTAcgtaataaagaaaaagaaggaaaatctacgttaaagtgtttctgttcttttctgttctgactagataaaaaaagaaagttctgtggcgttcattgtttgtgtatgtttcacaaagagtttaacctgagggAGACAATAAAGATGTCTTGTATCAAATAAATAggactctggattttatttcaagaccggtcaagaccacaactgtctttttgttattttatcaaGCATTTCTCAGGATAAACTTAAGGAAATAAACAAGGTGAATGAGAAGaatcttaatttgttttctgtggGTGTAAATTTATGGAAATGTGGACCTTTTAGACCAATTTGAGAAGTGCTTTTGGTTACATTTTCCGCATTTTATCGTGATAAGCATTGTGGGACTGGCAATGGTTTGGTCTTGACTCGTCTCGCCCTGCCTgatcttggtcttgactcggtctcgccGTGCCTTGGTCTGACTCAGTCTCACCCTGCCTTgatcttggtcttgactcggtctcgccCTGCCTTGGTGTTGACTCAGTCTCACCCTGCCTTTATCTCTGTCTTGACTTGGCTCACCCTGCCTTGGTATTGGTGATGACTCTGTTTAGGGGGTGTTGACTACAACAATGGTACATCAGTTTACCATTGTTTTCACTGTAAACTGCATATGGGCAGCAAAACAGTTACTGAATAATGGTTTAGAACATCAATATCCAGTTTGACACCACTGATTATTAATAATTCTAAACACTACTATTTAAAACATGAATCAGCATTTTTGTACTAGACTGAGGAAGGATAAGGAAGGAGTCTATTCTCTACTGGAACATGTGGGACATCTGTTCTGACTTGAGGGACAGGCATTCAGACTGACGCTTCCTCTTTCTGTGTAAATGCAAACTGTCAGCTATAACAAAAGCCTTGTCATCATAGTTGTACGGCAGTGGTAAACAAAGACAGAGCTATCAAGAACCTCCCACTGATCCACAGACAATATTTCACCAAACTCCCTCCCAACATTAGGTCTAGCGCGAGgggttttgttttcctttttgttgttttcagatGTTAAGCTTGCAGAGCTTTTAACTACCACCACAACTAAACTgcttgacttaaaaaaaatcttatttcaaaaggCAGAAATTTA from Etheostoma spectabile isolate EspeVRDwgs_2016 chromosome 16, UIUC_Espe_1.0, whole genome shotgun sequence encodes:
- the ccni gene encoding cyclin-I codes for the protein MKFFEPWGRQKLSFLLEKAASRETKMWKVYVPKKPSSQDIDITPAQRDEAVRWLTELHSRLQLYPETLVLAVSILDRFLASIKARPKYLRCIAIACFFLAAKTCEEDERVPSLKEMAASSNCGCSPSEILRMERIILDKLNWDLHTATALDFLHIFHAMVLSCRSGFLNSMLGLNRSQHLTLLTRQLYNCLADHTLLQLRGSMLALALITLDLETCCPDWLALTIDLLRKAQIDSSELIWSRELVARSLSTLRSSLPPNTVYIYQPLQSQTTLQPPDQDPTLPCCTLGIITSTTETSSDHALVTAIPAQLQTPADGEEGSYQPWSTISSTFSSIPVLLSPPKHLHHLNHLQKVTLRCKASAKRKVDEMEVDDFYDAIKRLYNEDATTSVAVQEGATSLMGAITTSGGGGGGGEGVCSVLLSRQEGSSSPCPPLQPVSAS